cacacaatttgtagtgatgcaccaaaatttagtgttcccctatctcttactatgtggtgactcacaagaaatgtcagtttttatcattttgactcacaacaacaaaaattggctaccactagagggcgcactatAAATGGAAACCCCAGAAGGGACTCTcttcatatatacaaacattgcGTTGTAAGGGTTAACAGTAACTTCATGTGTTTATTTGTCTTTCTTAACTGTATCTAACAGCAAGAAAAAGGTACACCCAAGCCACCCAAAGCACCAGACAAGCCATTGATGCCGTATATGAGATACAGCAGGAAAGTTTGGGATAAAGTCAAACAGGAGAATCCGGAACTAAAACTCTGGGAAATTGGGAAAATTATTGGTCAGCTGTGGAGAGAACTACCTGAGGATGAAAAACAAGTATTTATTGATGAATATGAAACTGAAAAGGTAAGGATTATTTAAAATTTTCTTCGCTCAGTCAGGGGaaatatgagtaacctaaggggtcttgtcactacaagtctgtcgatgagtagtgacaaccctaggtcatgagtattttctggctgaatgaagaaaaatattagagaataatataatcataccattgccagtaatatcaatgacaaattggggaaagtaatggcaattttgaatgttttgactcatatttcgaacacagcagaaccactgACATAGACACGCATTTTCATGACATAAACGTGCATTGTTGTGACGTAAGATGACCCAGGTATATATCCCCTATTTTTTGTTCTAAGTGACTCGTacattactctagaagtcctgagatgaaTGAgctgcaatttaaaattcatccacagccacccacacagtcattaacatcatgtctttgttaatcaatcacaaaattctaaccaataacagtccctcataaagttagagtttattggggcagttatgtaatgtccaaatatggtgtatTTGTCAGCTggggatgctacttatacactgtttacatcactagaacagttggggttcactgattggatgaacaactttttgtgctgattgagggactttgaccagacgtggtatAGTTAGAGATAACATTGGTGGTTGTacagaccacgttggcatccggACTAATGGTTGACCCACCATCTCTGATTGtatgacatgtacagtgtggtcaggtcaaaggttaatttGAGCTCTGTCTTTTCTCACTTTGTAGATTGACTACAATGAAGCAATGAAAGCCTATTACAACTCTCCTGTCTACCAAGCATACGTTGTTGCCAAAGGAAGAGGTAAGTTTTGTAAGCTTctctgtgattggtcaaaaaTTAGACAAATGAAGCAATGAAAGCCTATCACAACTCTCCTTTCTACCAAGCATATGTTGTTGCCAAGGAAAGAGGTTAGTTTTGCAAGCCTTTCTGTAATTGGTCAAAGATTAGACAAATGAAGCAATGAAAGCCTATCACAACTCTCCTTTCTACCAAGCATATGTTGTCACCAAAGGCAAAGACAAGTTGTAAGCTTctctgtgattggtcaaaaaTTACAAAGTAGGTGTGTTGTCTCAAGCTCTGTGAGATTAGTAAAAAATTGGGATGTgtgcagtacatgtatactgtgttATTTCAAGAAGAGATAAAGATAAGCCTGGATATTTTTTAAGTAAACAGGATAAGATAATATATATTTCCTGGGTTTGTATTCAAATTGGTGAATttcaaaaagaagaaaacagttttacaaatgtaataattgcATTTTTCAAAAGTTTTTGTTAAGGGTTATAAACACTAAGAGCCCTGCTTCTCACCTCCCCATCCCCCGCCTACACCCTCCACTTTGATGGAATGTTTAACAGTTACCAATTACTGCAGATTCATGATAAAAACTAAATAACAATCAGCCTCTTaacaaaaatttgtttttgcttttttttggtcacagcacaacaacaacaagaagaCAACCAAGTGATGGACAATAAGCCAGAACCAAGAATGAGTATCCAACCAGCGGAAGACGAAGATGGTTAGTAATGTCTGTTACTTGTAATAGAAAAGTTACATCATGTCTGTTACTCCAGTCAGTTATGTCTGTTACTTGTAATAGAAAAATTATTTCATGTCTGTTACTCTGgtcacctagtttttcactgctgaccctaaaattgtgaagtctcgcaagaaatagtggaaatggaaactgacatcaacttaaaaagacactatataactgttcttccaatctataattgctgtacatctgatgggaataACACAGggactatatggaaaacataactacctgaactagacattctatgtaccctacctattctaaaattgagcgtaatcagaaccacacaattttttttaggccgaAGTAttcttatttttgttataattCTGAAAGgggaaaaataattttgttttgataacCTGCAAAATGGCTAGAACCTCGGAGACTTCAGTACTTGTATTCgacattgaaaatgaatttatttattaaagagaccatatggaaaacaacagaaaacataacacCCTGAACTAGACTCTCAGACATGGAAAAAATAATCCcccaaaaaatgtgtggttcggattacgttcaattttagaatagatgcagatttttttttttaaattttcaatgattttttttgtaggCCTTACCTGCAAAATGGCCAGACCTTCAGtgacatcaatacatgtattcttcattcagtttattgaaaatgcatttttttttggTCTTCCAGACAGTGATGATGGTTTCTCTGTGAAGCACGTCGCAGCTGCACGATATCTACGAAACCACCAACTCATCAACGAAATCCTCAGTGATTCCGTCGTACCAGATCCACGCTCGGTTGTCACAAACGCCCGTATGCAAGTTTTAAAGAGACAAGTCCAATCACTGATGTTACATCAGGTGAGTGTCGTCATGGCAACATAATATTAACCCtgaattatcaaaatgttcACAACAACATGTGATGCCTCAATATACATACCCTACGTTATCCTGGAAAGAAGGAACTTGCAAtctagactgagcatgctcagatgcaaaggactatgggattatcataatacataatctggagctaccaataaaataaacctcccataatggtcagggtaactatgaattgattatttgtggttgcaaacaatgtaacagtattgtttacaatactattagattagtatttattatcacatttcccatgatgcaacattcaacatggtgggtttgcaaatGATTATAATCCTCCAATGATTTGATTAGAATTACTGAGTGATggtaattttgtatatatttttttatatttctacaGAAAAAGCTAGAAAGTGAACTACAACAGATTGAGGAAAAATTTGAATCCAAGAAAAGGAAATTTATAGACAGCAGTGAACAGTTTACACAAACTATCAAAAAGGTAATAGTACCATCATCTAGTCTTAATcttttacaactgctgacatcagaccgtggacaaacgaaacatgttacaaacagggaaagttaaaatatgaattggattaataacacttggcacagcatgttggaagtacagagacttgtattacacaccatggtttgataagaacagttttatggtctctttatgtgtacatgaaatgccaggggaactggaaatttgtttgtgaatgtgaactattatgtaaagaggccataaaactgtttttatcaaaccatgaaatgtaatacaagtctctatacttccaacatgctgtgcatagtgttattaatccaattcagttgtttactttccctgtttgtaacagcttCTGTTTGTCTATGttctgatgtctgaagttgtatctatttatttatttatttataaaccatccaacaggcattgcccaataacaagagaaaggttcagtgttagtacaggaggaaactggagtaccaaggggaaaacctgcgttgtttggtagagtcaaactgaacaacactttTCTTatcttacagtgtggtaaatttaataaaaagGCTTAGCTTAAAACTAAAACATTGCCTTTCTTCTCAAATCTGAGAGGTATGCTAACATATGATCTTTTTCATCTGTACAGCTATGTGAACAGAAAATAGAAATTAACTGGGAAGAGTTGATGAAGCCTTTACCACCAGCATTGGTAGCGGCTCAAACTATGCCGCAGTCACCAGGGCAGTCCACACTGCAACCAGTACCTGGTGCAGCGACAGCAACAGCAGTACAACCAGTTAAGGGGCTCTCACCGTCTGCAGCGCAACCATCGCCACTGACCAATCAAAAAACTACCAAAGCCAAAAAATTGGAATCTCCAAAAACATCAGATTCACCACCTGGATCCTGTCCAGCTGAGAAGAAAAAATCTAACGAAGAGGAAAAGGATGGCAAGAAAGATGATGCGGAGACCAAGAAGAAGGAAGAATCTGATGCCAAGGTAGAGGAGGGAAGTAAGGATATAGAGGAGAAGATGGAAACAGAAGAGTCTGAAACACCGGAAAAACAGGGAAAAGAAACAGAGGGATCTGAGGATTTGAAAGAAAAGAGTGATGTTATGGAAGGATCGGAAAACAAGGATGATTCGGTGGAGATGAAAGATATGGATACATCAGAAGTTACAGATAAAGAGACATCAAAGAAGGAAGATGATGAGAAGAAAGATGAAGATGCACCAGAAAAAATGGAGACGGACCAGGAAGAGGAAACTAAAACGGAAGAGCTGAATGCCGACAAAGTGGAAGAAAGCTCAAAGGAGGAGGAGAAAAGTGAGGAAGTTGTTAagaaaacagaagaaaaagatGTACAGAAAAAAACAGAAGAGAAAGATGCGGAGAAGAAAACAGAAGAGAAAGATGCACAGAAAAAAACTGAAGAAAGTCCAAAAGAAGATAAAGTAGAGGAAAGGAAAGAAATGGAAGAAAAGTcagaagaaaaacaaacagaTGATGAAtcagaagaaaagaaaactgaaaatattcCAGAACATAAGGAAAAAGATTCCATTCCagcagataaacaaacaaatgatgtaCCAGACAATAAGGATTCCGAAAAAAAATCAGAGAAACCTGAGAAGGAAAAATCATCAGTAAAAGATGAGGAACAGAGAAAGGATAAAGAAGATGAGCAACCAAAAGAAGAGACAGCGGTAGATGACAAGAAAGAAGTAAAGGATAAAGAAGTTGAGACacagaaaaaagaagaaaaacacaaagAAGTGAAACCAAAGAAAAATGATGATAAAGACAAAACTCAGAATGTTGAAGATGATACTGAGGAAAAAGGGATTGTAACTGATAAAAAAGAAGATTCTAAAAAAGATGATGAAAAGGAGGAAGAAAAGAGTGAAATGAAAGATAAGCCGGAGAAAACAGACACTGAAAAGAAGGATACAGTAGATAAAACAGACACTGGTAAagaaaccatgacaacagacagtgatgacaaaacaaaacaaacagattCTGATCAGTCAAAGAAAGAATAATATGAAAAGTTGATTTTTGTGATCTAAGATACTTGGGGAGACCAAATCTATGATCGTTGCCAACTGGAAAACAACCCTCAGACAGGCATGGCCCCAGGGATTAACACTTTGTAGAATGGGGGAGGGCAGTGTAGTTGATACAGAATGATAGAAATTTTATTTAGATTCTATACCTACATGTGTACTTGTTCTTATCTCATACCTACTGCTGGgttacatttatttatacagCCCCTTTCACAttaccgttcactggctctgtttgatacaaccacacagagaCCAGTAAGAAACAACATATTCTACACTAAGATGCCAAgatcacaatttcttgctactttttgtctgaatgaaataaaccatttagaCAGACTGCAACAAGATGCAGTCACACGGTGGCACTTAAAGTTCATTTTATTCGGaacaaaatgtgataaatgaTTTACACacaataccaagggacaaagctcttaaacATACAACTGGCGTCACCTGgaaccctattttgcatatgactgagtgtatgtttggaggtggagaacaaGTATGGCAAGTAatcacaaaaatataaacattccctatatctgagtttttcacatgcaaatgccgcatgtttgaataatcctgaatgacacacaatctaagcagctgtttgcaggggaatgtgtctcatttggaaaggtttttttttcattctatgaaacaaacagactgattttcaactaatttgtgtatcaagttaccatcctacgacattcataAACAATTTTGTACATGATTCACAACCTGTATGTTTCTTGGAGTACAGAAAACATGCTGAAAACAAGCCCAGAAACTAgtgctgtgtacatgtacagcagtttgaatttctcgcatttgcatagattagccataatcctctttatatagggcagttctgtctttaacAAATACTATGAGGTGATAATACCCctaatttgagtgagggcgctgtattctcaatttcctgtttgcagtctggaatgtcTATTCTAACTGTTCCATTGTAAAAGAACACAattacagaaaacaattttgtatttttaattttgttccaaatcaaataaattaaacatcTGAACTTTCAAACATCTACTTTCTGTGTCATGATTtatattaaaggggtacaatctgagtttatatgtttttgggCGAGATTTATTCTGTGCACTTAAAAGTCACTCTAACGCAGTGTACTCCCTGCTAGATTGTGAAGatggtggctaatttgcatgttaatttacatatcaataaaattttaatttgcatattaatttacatataagtaacattttaatttgcatCTAAATAATATGGTAATTAGCATATCAGTTTGCATAGTAATCAGCATAtcaatatgcatgtcttcaacactagaacaaactctgacatgtttattttaacacatacacacatgtacattggtgatcagccatttctcttgatgtgaaagtattattataattttgtcattcaaagattactaaagctcaaggatggtagaacacttttaaagcatggtagaaacctgccaagcatggcagCCAATATGGCAAGGACACTATTTGTaccatgctttctctatagtgtgGAGAACATTGCAGACTAAACTTTCTCTTGTAAGCTgatgagggcgccctcacatcAACTTTCTCTTGTAAGCTGatgagggcgccctaacatgGTGTATCCTGGAGACTGAGCAGACAATCTGACCAATAAAAATCAAACCGACTCAAAGAGCAGATTTAAAAGAACACACAAGAAGTATTAAATCAAGAACATGCATTGAAATTagataaatttgtattttattgaacCAAACAAAATCTTTGGTCTTCTCACAACatcctcacccccacccccccccccaccccacctttGTTGAGTGTTCAACACTACAGTATCCCTGGCTGTATTAAATCTCTAGATTCACTTATAACTATTACCATGGACTGCtcaataatttgatgttattccccaatattgcatcatgggagatagcacaaatacattattcaatggttgaacacttaATATTAAAACAGCTGTTTTTTCCCACTGAAGTGTAgaacattttgtacacatgaatattcagtgttcaaccattgcataatGTATTGCTGATATCTCCCAcaatgcaatagcccatagcaaagatccAAAAATGCACACAATCAACTTAGTGTTTTtctgaaatcgcaaataattgtaggtgatgtaaaattataaaatgactctccagagtGATAAAAAAAGTCTCTATTTGTTGCTGGAGTGGAATTCCCCTTTAATAACTAACAGTTGAGATATTTCATGACGGTTGATCTGAGTCTGTTTCTGTTGTATCGTCCTCATTTTCTGTATCTTGTTCTTGGTTTATTCTCTTCGGTCTGACTATAAGTCTAGTATCCACTGTCTCTACTCCATTCATCTAGGAAAACGATAGAATGAAAAACTTTTAAACGAAAAAAAACCAAACCTTCTGAGATTctaaatttctttcaaatactTTACGGTCAATAAACCAATAAGATTGTGCCTTTCAAGCAGAAATTATATGTTCTGTACATCTGTAAGACTTCATCAGCAAACCAATCAAATTATGCGATTTTCAAATTCAGTGAACCAATCAAATAATGTGATTTTCAAATTCAGTGAACTAATCGAATTATGCAATTTTCAAATTCAGTGAACCAATCAAATTATGCAATTTTCACCATACCTTACAGTCTAAACACCCTCCTCCTGTAACATTACACTCCCAAGTTCCAAACTACTACATAATATTATACTCTACACCTGTAATTCATAGTCAGTGAGCCAATCAGATTACAGCTTTCTCTCAAATCATCCCACATATAAggtaattgtatacttacagtAATTTGTATTGGATATTCACCGAAGCCTGTGATTGGTGTTTCTGGTAGTGTCACGGCATTCTCTGGGACAACAACACCAAGCTGAAAATACAGCAAACATAAAACAGATTTATCATCTTGTTACAACATTTTCATACTTTCCTGTTCACAAAAATGTTGGCATGATTGGCTTCTGAGGTTGCTTCCTTCTGCACCCAATGTTCTCAGAGTCTGAGGGGGTGACTGTCCAAAAGTGTCACCACTCTTGAATAAATTGCAGGCTTACTGTTAATCGAGTCAGCGATGTAACCAGGAGTAGTGTTACTGAGTGCCTTGTAGGTGATCAGTAGTACGTTGTATTGAATCCTGTAATGGACAGGTAGTCAGTGAAGAACAGAAAGTGCGATCGGTTTTCTTAACAATTAACACATGTTGAGAGGAGAGTAGACGTCAATCAATCTTACAGTCTCAATCACAGTACCTATGTAAGATATTCTGACACAACTTACCTTACTTTCATATGTATCAGATACATGGTATTTACTAATCTCAAATTTGATATCATCCTTTACTGCTATGGTAACTGGTTTCTTCTTCAGAAACTCTATTGTCTGTTCAAAAAAAGTCACATGATGGTCACATGTCAATCACATGATCACAATGTCAATCACATGATGGTCACAATGTCAATCATATCATGGTCACATGTCAATCACATGATGATCAGATGTCAATCACATGATCACaatgccaatcacatgtcaatcACAATGTCAATCATAACATGGTCACATGTCAATCACATAATCACAATGGCAATAACATGATGATCATGTCAATCACATGATGGTCACAATGTCAATCACGTGACGGTCACAATGTCAATCACGTGACGGTCACATGTCAATCACATGATGATCACATGTCAATCACATGATGATCAGTATGTAGATTTACAATGGTTGAATATTGTATTGACTACAGGACAAAATAACAGAAGTATCATTTCTCAGGTTTAAAGGCCGATGTTAGTTTAGGATTAAAATGTTGGTGTgagaaacagttgtctgacGGAGCTGATGAAAAAGTCAGTCTACaccaaaagaataatcctacaTAAACCTGATAGCTCCACGGATAAGGtaacactaatatgagaacctaggattgagaCATTGTTAAACCTATAGTAGATTAGTACTTGACCCATGGGGTGGTTTTatgcataatttatacaattttgatacTGATAAACCCAAAATAAAGTTTTTACTTTTAAGAAATTTTAGAACTATTGAATCTAAGGGTTCTGTCTGTTTTCGGTtaaatagtaataataaataaattgacttaCTTTGAGTGCCATCACTGAGAGGTTCGATATAGATTCAGTTTTATCTGATGTCTGTAAAAAAGAAcatatatttcactttcagtGGAGAAAACTGGAGATaagtaataaacaaacaaataaatgctattcatccaatcagtgaaccgtCTACTGAAAGTcaattctttatttgaataaatattttttttaaacatatctGTGTTCTTTTGGGTGAAATTGTAACTGACTTCAAAACAGTTCGGTGAACATCGGTGAATACGTATACCGTGAAATCTTGGGAGATGACTGATATTAAATTGACTAAGGATTAAGGATATTTTTACTTCGCAAAtctaaataacaaataacaataacaaactcaaaatgtTTGAAGAATATGACACTAAAAAATTTCCTGATTCAGGGATTGGTGCCAGTCTAGGACACGATAAAAGCTAAGTTtccttgtgagtcaccacacagtaagagaAAGAGATGGAGAACACCAGACTTTGATGGTCAcaagaaattacaaaatttgaattatgaaaaacaaaagattgtacagtttggccactaggggtgctctTCAATAACGGATTTTGGCTGGAAATGCCAAGTATTGTTCAGTATATCATTTTCAATCTTTCTGTGGTGTCTTCTTGATAACAGTTTCGACACAATTCAGTATTTACTGGTGCct
This portion of the Glandiceps talaboti chromosome 19, keGlaTala1.1, whole genome shotgun sequence genome encodes:
- the LOC144449961 gene encoding uncharacterized protein LOC144449961, producing the protein MSYGQQRSSRSLTIGGPGTPPTSSRLGNPYSHPAFHSIKFGGPTNSRQEKGTPKPPKAPDKPLMPYMRYSRKVWDKVKQENPELKLWEIGKIIGQLWRELPEDEKQVFIDEYETEKIDYNEAMKAYYNSPVYQAYVVAKGRAQQQQEDNQVMDNKPEPRMSIQPAEDEDDSDDGFSVKHVAAARYLRNHQLINEILSDSVVPDPRSVVTNARMQVLKRQVQSLMLHQKKLESELQQIEEKFESKKRKFIDSSEQFTQTIKKLCEQKIEINWEELMKPLPPALVAAQTMPQSPGQSTLQPVPGAATATAVQPVKGLSPSAAQPSPLTNQKTTKAKKLESPKTSDSPPGSCPAEKKKSNEEEKDGKKDDAETKKKEESDAKVEEGSKDIEEKMETEESETPEKQGKETEGSEDLKEKSDVMEGSENKDDSVEMKDMDTSEVTDKETSKKEDDEKKDEDAPEKMETDQEEETKTEELNADKVEESSKEEEKSEEVVKKTEEKDVQKKTEEKDAEKKTEEKDAQKKTEESPKEDKVEERKEMEEKSEEKQTDDESEEKKTENIPEHKEKDSIPADKQTNDVPDNKDSEKKSEKPEKEKSSVKDEEQRKDKEDEQPKEETAVDDKKEVKDKEVETQKKEEKHKEVKPKKNDDKDKTQNVEDDTEEKGIVTDKKEDSKKDDEKEEEKSEMKDKPEKTDTEKKDTVDKTDTGKETMTTDSDDKTKQTDSDQSKKE